The Litorilinea aerophila genome has a window encoding:
- a CDS encoding NAD-dependent epimerase/dehydratase family protein: MSKRKVLITGAAGRIGSFLTRQWVDRYDLVLTDIRTPADSHGFPFIQANLADFEAVVPLCQGVDTVVHLGADPSMQATWESLLPNNVIAVYNVFEAARRAGCRRVIFASSVNAVFAYPPDVQVTTTHHPVRPPNLYGASKAWGEAVAAYYGTQTPLSAICLRFGWVVDRNSPEIRVDHPYIDITLTYEDLTRLVTAAIEADDSLDYRVFHGVSNNRWKRLDISDAREILGYDPQDDAFELAKQNASQ, translated from the coding sequence ATGAGCAAGCGCAAGGTTCTGATCACCGGTGCGGCCGGCCGCATCGGCAGCTTCCTCACCCGACAGTGGGTGGACCGCTATGACCTGGTCCTGACCGACATCCGCACCCCAGCCGACAGCCACGGCTTCCCCTTCATCCAGGCCAACCTGGCCGACTTCGAAGCCGTGGTGCCCCTCTGCCAGGGGGTGGACACGGTGGTGCACCTGGGCGCCGACCCCAGCATGCAGGCCACCTGGGAGAGCCTGCTGCCCAACAACGTCATCGCGGTCTACAACGTCTTCGAGGCCGCCCGACGGGCCGGCTGCCGTCGAGTCATCTTCGCCAGCAGCGTCAACGCCGTCTTCGCCTACCCACCGGACGTCCAGGTGACCACCACCCATCACCCGGTGCGCCCGCCCAACCTGTACGGCGCCAGCAAGGCCTGGGGCGAGGCCGTGGCCGCCTACTACGGCACCCAGACGCCCCTCTCGGCCATCTGCCTGCGCTTCGGCTGGGTGGTGGACCGGAACAGCCCCGAGATCCGGGTGGATCACCCGTACATCGACATCACCCTGACCTACGAAGACCTGACCCGGCTGGTGACCGCGGCCATCGAAGCCGATGACAGCCTGGACTACCGGGTCTTCCATGGGGTTTCGAACAACCGATGGAAACGGCTGGACATCAGCGACGCGCGGGAAATCCTGGGCTACGATCCCCAGGACGACGCCTTCGAGCTGGCCAAACAGAACGCGAGCCAGTAG
- a CDS encoding bifunctional 4-hydroxy-2-oxoglutarate aldolase/2-dehydro-3-deoxy-phosphogluconate aldolase: MPTNIDRHLQQVCQEGLIAIVRGNFPTPRLLEIADTLQDAGVLVMEVTLNTTGALDAIARLRERFGDRMLVGAGTVRTRAQFEEAVAAGAQFTVAPNLDLATVEQAQARDVLHLPGIFTPTEAETAYRAGCKAVKLFPSDVVGPKYLKALRAPLDDILFIPTGGVTPENVGDYIRAGAAAVGLGSALVTGPDQSREDLMARAHKIRQAWEEAKRP, encoded by the coding sequence ATGCCCACCAACATAGACAGGCACCTTCAGCAGGTCTGCCAGGAAGGGCTGATCGCCATCGTGCGGGGCAACTTTCCCACCCCGCGCCTCCTGGAGATCGCCGACACCCTCCAGGACGCGGGCGTCCTGGTCATGGAAGTCACCCTCAACACCACCGGCGCGCTGGACGCCATCGCCCGCCTGCGGGAACGCTTCGGCGACCGTATGCTGGTGGGCGCCGGCACCGTGCGCACCCGGGCCCAGTTTGAAGAAGCGGTGGCCGCCGGCGCCCAGTTCACCGTGGCCCCCAACCTGGACCTGGCCACGGTGGAGCAGGCCCAGGCTCGAGATGTCCTCCACCTGCCTGGCATCTTCACCCCCACCGAGGCCGAGACCGCGTACCGGGCCGGCTGCAAGGCGGTCAAGCTCTTCCCTTCGGACGTGGTGGGGCCCAAATATCTCAAGGCCCTGCGCGCGCCCCTGGACGACATCCTCTTCATCCCCACCGGCGGCGTGACGCCCGAGAACGTGGGCGACTATATCCGTGCCGGCGCGGCCGCGGTCGGCCTGGGCAGCGCCCTGGTCACCGGCCCGGACCAATCCCGGGAAGATCTCATGGCCCGCGCCCACAAGATCCGCCAGGCATGGGAGGAAGCCAAGCGCCCATGA
- a CDS encoding sugar kinase, which translates to MSTQPRFDVTTTGEAMLRLSVPVGVRLETADRLDMRPGGAEANLAVALARLGRRSAWVGGLPKNPLGRNLANHLRVAGVDLEGVVWSNEGRMGTYYVEFAAPPRATQVIYDRANSCAARLTPGDIPWDYLLDTRLIHLTGITPPLSPGCKAIVEEAVRRARQQGVAISFDVNFRSKLWTPQEAAETIVPLVQEIDLFFCGRGDARNLFGLDGPPEEMVQRLAEITHARLVVMSLAEAGVLAFDGQDFHHEPAQPVQIIDRPGAGDGLAAGVIHGWLDGDLRRGLQTGVVLAALALSQHGDMIVTTPEEVESLIQASHTTLVR; encoded by the coding sequence ATGAGTACGCAACCACGTTTCGATGTGACCACCACCGGCGAGGCCATGCTGCGCCTCAGCGTGCCGGTGGGCGTACGCCTGGAGACGGCCGACCGGCTGGACATGCGCCCCGGCGGTGCCGAAGCCAACCTGGCCGTGGCCCTGGCCCGCCTGGGCCGCCGCAGCGCCTGGGTGGGCGGCCTGCCCAAGAATCCCCTGGGCCGCAACCTGGCCAACCACCTGCGGGTAGCCGGCGTGGATCTGGAAGGGGTCGTCTGGTCCAACGAGGGGCGCATGGGCACCTACTACGTGGAGTTCGCCGCACCGCCCCGGGCCACCCAGGTCATCTACGACCGGGCCAATTCCTGCGCGGCCCGCCTCACCCCCGGAGACATCCCCTGGGACTACCTGCTGGACACCCGGCTGATCCACCTCACCGGCATCACGCCGCCCCTCTCCCCCGGCTGCAAGGCCATCGTGGAAGAGGCGGTACGCCGGGCCCGTCAGCAAGGGGTGGCCATCAGCTTCGATGTGAACTTCCGCAGCAAGCTCTGGACGCCCCAAGAAGCCGCCGAGACCATCGTCCCCCTGGTCCAGGAGATCGACCTCTTCTTCTGTGGCCGGGGCGACGCCCGCAACCTCTTTGGCCTGGACGGCCCGCCGGAGGAGATGGTGCAGCGGCTGGCAGAGATCACCCACGCGCGGCTGGTGGTCATGTCCCTGGCGGAGGCCGGCGTCCTGGCCTTCGATGGACAGGACTTCCACCACGAGCCGGCCCAGCCGGTCCAGATCATCGACCGGCCCGGCGCCGGGGATGGGCTGGCCGCGGGCGTCATCCACGGCTGGCTGGACGGCGACCTGCGCCGGGGCCTGCAGACGGGGGTGGTGCTGGCGGCCTTGGCCCTGAGCCAACACGGTGATATGATCGTCACCACCCCCGAGGAAGTGGAATCCCTGATCCAGGCCAGCCACACGACCCTGGTCCGCTAA
- a CDS encoding glycerol dehydratase reactivase beta/small subunit family protein, giving the protein MGPAFGKELTRTIGGLDHEAVLAAILTGVASEGLVARIVKVKHSSDCAAIATVGAELSGSGIAIGLQSRGTAMIQKRGLARLNNLELFPQSPSLTLDTYREMGRNAARYAKGEKPKPVAVKIDNWARLKLIVKTTLLHQRETEQVRDEPPAELFFDWEPDV; this is encoded by the coding sequence GTGGGGCCCGCCTTTGGCAAGGAGTTGACCCGCACCATCGGCGGCCTGGACCACGAGGCGGTGCTGGCCGCCATCCTCACCGGCGTGGCCAGCGAGGGGCTGGTGGCCCGCATCGTCAAGGTCAAGCACAGCTCCGACTGCGCGGCCATCGCCACCGTGGGCGCCGAGCTGAGCGGCTCCGGCATTGCCATCGGCCTCCAGTCTCGGGGCACGGCCATGATCCAGAAGCGGGGGCTGGCCCGACTCAACAACCTGGAACTCTTCCCCCAATCCCCCAGCCTGACCCTGGACACCTACCGGGAGATGGGCCGCAACGCCGCTCGCTACGCGAAGGGCGAAAAGCCCAAACCGGTGGCCGTCAAAATCGACAACTGGGCGCGGCTCAAGCTCATCGTCAAGACCACCCTCCTCCACCAACGGGAGACCGAACAGGTCCGGGATGAGCCGCCCGCCGAACTCTTC